One Brachyspira pilosicoli P43/6/78 genomic window carries:
- a CDS encoding class I adenylate-forming enzyme family protein gives MISGESFWDDNIKRDMDYISIGDRKVYTYKEAPNSMYDILLDSADKYRDKIAIVDSSGNEYSYIQLLNLVDEFACYLNKSIGIGRANKVGILLSNRVEFCISIMALSKLSSISVIFPSKYKASEVKSLYEKICIDCLIVEDIYLDYFSDEDKLQKVVCGSNNNYGFSYIYEDNFSFCNEDIISRDLYNDAIIMFTSGTTSKSKAVLLKNYNLVHAIISYNRILSITENDISIIATPIYHITGIIALFGLFIYSGGLLFLKKTFNAKEVLDTVLEKKITFIHASPTVFALLIELMDSFPSLPSLRSFACGSSNMTPNNILKIKEWLPQVDFHTVYGLTETSSPGTIFPIGAADSKYIGSSGLAIPGFDIKITDEDFNECNVGEIGEICVRGAVVLERYYNLESDSIVDGWLKTGDIGYLNDDGYLYVVDRKKDLINKGGEKICSFDVENEISKIEGVLESAVVARLDDKYGEVPVAMVKLMSGYSYSYEDFYNILIKNLAKYKVPVDIIFTDELPKTANGKVDKKEIKKFLINKKERIVC, from the coding sequence ATGATATCCGGTGAATCATTTTGGGATGATAATATAAAAAGAGATATGGACTACATATCAATAGGCGATAGGAAAGTATATACATATAAAGAAGCTCCTAATAGTATGTATGATATATTATTAGATAGCGCTGATAAGTATAGAGATAAAATAGCTATAGTTGATAGTTCTGGTAATGAATATTCTTATATTCAATTATTAAATCTTGTAGATGAGTTTGCTTGTTATTTAAATAAGAGTATTGGTATAGGCAGAGCAAATAAGGTTGGTATATTATTATCTAATAGGGTAGAGTTTTGTATTAGTATTATGGCATTATCTAAGTTATCATCTATTTCTGTGATATTTCCATCTAAATATAAGGCATCTGAAGTTAAGTCATTATATGAGAAGATTTGTATAGATTGTTTAATTGTAGAGGATATATATTTAGATTATTTTTCTGACGAAGATAAATTGCAGAAAGTAGTATGCGGCAGTAATAATAATTATGGATTTAGTTATATATATGAAGATAATTTTTCATTTTGTAATGAGGATATAATTTCAAGAGATTTATATAACGATGCTATTATAATGTTCACATCTGGAACTACTTCAAAGAGCAAGGCAGTATTATTAAAGAATTATAATTTAGTTCATGCGATTATCAGCTATAATAGGATTTTATCTATCACAGAAAATGACATATCTATAATAGCAACACCTATCTATCATATAACAGGTATCATAGCATTATTTGGACTTTTTATTTATTCCGGCGGTCTTTTATTTTTGAAAAAAACATTCAATGCCAAAGAAGTATTGGATACTGTATTGGAGAAAAAAATTACATTTATACATGCATCTCCTACTGTATTTGCCCTTCTTATAGAGTTAATGGATAGTTTTCCATCTCTTCCTAGCTTAAGAAGTTTTGCTTGCGGAAGCAGCAATATGACACCAAATAACATTTTAAAAATAAAAGAGTGGCTTCCTCAAGTAGATTTTCACACTGTATATGGTTTAACAGAGACATCTTCTCCAGGCACTATATTTCCTATAGGGGCAGCAGACAGTAAATATATAGGTTCATCTGGACTAGCTATACCTGGTTTTGATATAAAGATAACAGATGAAGATTTTAATGAATGTAATGTTGGTGAGATTGGTGAGATATGTGTTAGGGGAGCTGTTGTATTAGAGCGATATTACAATTTAGAGAGTGATAGTATAGTAGATGGCTGGTTAAAGACTGGGGATATAGGGTATTTAAATGATGATGGTTATTTATATGTTGTGGATAGGAAAAAAGATTTAATTAATAAGGGCGGTGAGAAGATTTGTAGTTTTGATGTTGAAAATGAGATATCTAAGATTGAGGGGGTATTAGAATCAGCAGTAGTGGCAAGATTAGATGATAAATATGGGGAAGTTCCTGTTGCCATGGTAAAACTTATGTCTGGATATAGTTATAGTTATGAGGACTTTTATAATATTTTGATTAAGAATTTAGCTAAATATAAAGTTCCTGTTGATATTATATTTACAGATGAGTTGCCAAAAACTGCGAATGGTAAAGTAGACAAAAAAGAAATAAAAAAATTTTTAATAAATAAAAAGGAAAGGATTGTATGTTAA
- a CDS encoding bifunctional acetyl-CoA--acetoacetyl-CoA transferase subunit alpha/beta, whose translation MLKNNFITAQEAAEIIEDNKTICTIGMTLVSASESILKALEKRFLETKHPSNLTLLHSCGQSDRKDGIQHFAHEGFVTRIIGSHWGLQPRWMEMIANNKVDAYCMPQGQIAQLYRSMACGLPGKISKVGLKTFVDPRVEGGKMNDRTKKIDKEMSEIIMIDNEEYILYKSIPIDYCIIRGTVCDEMGNLTTDEEAMKLEVLPAVLATKRFGGKVIAQVKHVAETGTLNPKSVTVPGVFIDNVVVCDNPFEDHRQTSSWYFDPSYCGQLRTPQSNIQPLEFSVRKFIGRRACMEIKAGDIINLGTGIPNDVVGKICNEEGVADDIMITVESGIYGGVQASGIDFGIGKNLYAMITHHEQMDYYNGAGVDVTFMGAGELDQYGNVNSTKMGDRCTGAGGFIDITQNAKKVVFCATFTASGCEYSFENNKLKIVKEGKIRKMVSKVGQISFNGEIARAKGQKVVFVTERAVFEIVKEGVVLTEIAPGIDLQKDILDLMDFKPIIAENLKVMDLDLFNIEGKSNLKDKIINKKIGGN comes from the coding sequence ATGTTAAAAAATAATTTCATAACAGCACAAGAAGCGGCAGAAATAATTGAAGATAATAAAACTATATGTACTATAGGTATGACATTAGTAAGTGCGAGCGAATCTATATTAAAAGCTTTAGAAAAGAGATTTTTAGAGACTAAGCACCCTAGTAATCTTACTTTATTACATTCTTGTGGTCAGAGTGATAGGAAAGACGGTATACAACATTTTGCTCATGAAGGTTTTGTTACAAGAATTATTGGTTCACATTGGGGATTGCAGCCTAGATGGATGGAAATGATTGCTAACAATAAAGTAGATGCTTATTGTATGCCTCAAGGACAGATAGCACAGCTTTATAGGAGTATGGCTTGTGGCTTGCCTGGTAAGATATCTAAGGTTGGTTTAAAGACATTTGTTGACCCTAGAGTTGAGGGCGGAAAAATGAATGACAGAACTAAAAAAATTGATAAAGAGATGTCTGAGATTATTATGATAGATAATGAAGAGTATATATTGTACAAATCTATACCTATAGACTATTGTATAATACGAGGAACTGTATGCGATGAAATGGGTAACTTGACAACAGATGAAGAGGCAATGAAGTTGGAAGTATTACCTGCTGTTTTAGCTACAAAGAGATTTGGAGGAAAGGTAATAGCACAAGTTAAGCATGTGGCAGAAACAGGAACATTAAATCCAAAGAGCGTTACAGTACCTGGAGTATTTATAGATAATGTAGTAGTTTGTGATAATCCTTTTGAAGATCATAGACAAACATCTTCTTGGTATTTTGATCCGTCTTATTGCGGTCAATTGAGAACACCTCAAAGCAATATTCAGCCATTAGAGTTTAGTGTTAGGAAGTTTATAGGACGCAGGGCTTGTATGGAAATAAAGGCTGGAGATATTATTAATTTAGGAACTGGAATACCTAATGATGTTGTAGGAAAGATATGTAATGAAGAGGGAGTTGCTGATGATATTATGATTACGGTAGAATCTGGAATATATGGCGGGGTACAAGCTAGCGGTATAGATTTTGGTATAGGAAAGAATTTATATGCAATGATTACGCATCATGAACAGATGGATTATTATAATGGAGCGGGTGTTGATGTTACATTTATGGGTGCTGGTGAATTGGATCAATATGGAAATGTTAATTCTACTAAGATGGGCGACAGATGTACTGGAGCTGGCGGATTTATAGATATTACTCAAAATGCTAAGAAGGTAGTATTTTGTGCTACTTTTACTGCTTCTGGCTGTGAGTATTCATTTGAGAATAATAAATTAAAGATAGTAAAAGAGGGCAAGATTAGAAAGATGGTTTCTAAGGTTGGTCAGATATCTTTTAATGGAGAAATAGCTAGGGCTAAAGGACAGAAGGTTGTTTTTGTAACTGAGAGGGCTGTATTTGAGATTGTAAAAGAGGGGGTTGTACTTACAGAGATAGCTCCGGGTATAGATTTACAAAAGGATATATTGGATCTTATGGATTTTAAGCCTATTATTGCTGAGAATTTAAAAGTAATGGATTTAGATTTATTTAATATAGAAGGTAAATCTAATTTAAAAGATAAAATTATTAATAAAAAAATAGGGGGTAATTAG
- the fabG gene encoding 3-oxoacyl-ACP reductase FabG: protein MSKILEGKVAIVTGSGRGLGKGIAKKLAEKGAKVVVSDVIIDNAKECVEEIKRDGGEALCVACNIAKLEDVCNIYAAAIKEYGSVDIVVNNAGINKDAMLHKMTDEQWDNVIAVNLTGTFYMTREAAKIMREKGYGRIINISSMSWLGNIGQANYAASKAGVIGVTKTAARELASKGITCNAICPGFIETDMTRGVPEKVWDIMISKIPAGRAGSAEDVGNMVAFLASDEASYINGQIIEVSGGMIL from the coding sequence ATGTCTAAGATTTTAGAAGGTAAAGTTGCTATAGTTACAGGTTCTGGAAGAGGATTGGGAAAGGGAATAGCAAAGAAATTAGCAGAGAAAGGTGCTAAGGTTGTAGTTTCAGATGTAATTATAGATAATGCTAAAGAGTGTGTTGAAGAGATAAAAAGAGATGGAGGCGAGGCTTTATGTGTTGCTTGTAATATTGCAAAGCTAGAAGATGTTTGCAATATATATGCTGCTGCTATTAAAGAATATGGAAGTGTTGATATAGTAGTAAATAATGCGGGTATTAATAAAGATGCTATGCTTCATAAGATGACAGATGAACAATGGGATAATGTTATAGCAGTTAATTTGACAGGAACTTTTTATATGACTAGAGAGGCTGCTAAGATAATGAGAGAGAAGGGATATGGAAGAATTATTAATATTTCTTCTATGAGTTGGCTTGGTAATATTGGTCAGGCTAATTATGCTGCTTCTAAGGCTGGAGTTATTGGAGTTACTAAGACTGCTGCTAGAGAATTGGCTTCTAAGGGTATAACTTGCAATGCTATTTGTCCTGGTTTTATAGAGACAGATATGACAAGAGGCGTACCAGAGAAAGTTTGGGATATAATGATTAGTAAGATACCTGCAGGAAGAGCTGGAAGTGCTGAAGATGTTGGCAATATGGTTGCTTTTTTGGCATCTGATGAGGCTTCTTATATAAATGGACAGATAATAGAAGTTAGCGGTGGAATGATATTATAA
- a CDS encoding thiolase family protein, whose amino-acid sequence MNKKIVLISGVRTAIGEFMGGLSSINQIDLGGIVIKEAVNRAKIAKEKVDEVIVGNVGQIADSGFIARAAMFKAGLEKETTAYSVNRQCGSGLQAIVDGALEIMTGNSNVVVACGTENMSRLPYYITNVRGGYRMGHQQLEDGLIDILTWPLGPFHNGTTAENVADKYSITREDQDKFALSSQEKMIKAQDEGKFKEEIIPVEVKTKKETMIIDTDEHPKRGLTLEKLSKLKAAFRENGSVTAGNSSGINDGAAAVVLTTEDMAKELGAKPLMEFVGYAVAGNEAELMGFGPALSTKKLLKKLNMNIKDIDLVELNEAFASQSVAVIRDLGLDESIVNVNGGAISHGHPVGATGCILTVKMMHEMKRRKSELGLVTMCIGGGQGISAIFRNLQ is encoded by the coding sequence ATGAATAAAAAGATAGTATTAATTAGCGGGGTAAGAACTGCTATTGGTGAGTTTATGGGAGGCCTTAGCTCTATAAATCAAATAGATTTAGGGGGTATTGTTATTAAAGAGGCTGTAAATAGAGCTAAAATAGCTAAAGAAAAAGTAGATGAGGTTATAGTTGGTAATGTTGGACAGATAGCTGACAGCGGATTTATAGCAAGAGCTGCGATGTTTAAGGCTGGATTAGAAAAAGAAACTACTGCATATAGCGTTAATAGACAATGCGGAAGCGGATTGCAGGCTATAGTAGATGGTGCTTTAGAAATAATGACTGGAAATTCTAATGTTGTAGTTGCATGCGGTACAGAGAATATGTCAAGACTTCCGTATTATATAACTAATGTTAGAGGCGGTTATAGAATGGGACATCAGCAATTAGAAGATGGACTTATAGATATATTAACTTGGCCTTTAGGACCTTTTCATAACGGTACTACTGCTGAGAATGTTGCTGATAAGTATTCAATAACAAGAGAGGATCAAGATAAGTTTGCTTTATCTAGTCAGGAAAAGATGATAAAAGCACAAGATGAAGGTAAGTTTAAAGAAGAAATAATACCTGTAGAAGTAAAGACAAAAAAAGAAACTATGATTATAGATACAGATGAGCACCCTAAGAGAGGTCTTACTCTAGAAAAGTTATCTAAATTAAAAGCTGCTTTTAGAGAGAATGGTTCTGTTACAGCTGGTAATTCATCTGGTATAAATGACGGTGCTGCTGCTGTTGTATTAACTACTGAAGATATGGCTAAAGAATTGGGAGCTAAACCTTTGATGGAGTTTGTGGGGTATGCTGTAGCTGGTAATGAAGCTGAATTAATGGGTTTTGGTCCTGCTTTGTCTACTAAAAAATTATTGAAAAAACTTAATATGAATATTAAAGATATTGATTTGGTAGAATTAAATGAGGCTTTTGCTTCTCAGAGTGTAGCAGTTATCAGAGACCTTGGTTTAGATGAAAGTATAGTTAATGTTAATGGGGGAGCTATATCTCATGGACACCCTGTTGGTGCTACTGGATGTATATTAACTGTAAAAATGATGCATGAAATGAAGAGAAGAAAATCTGAGTTGGGTTTGGTAACTATGTGTATAGGCGGCGGTCAAGGAATTTCTGCTATATTTAGAAATTTACAATAA
- a CDS encoding 3-hydroxyacyl-CoA dehydrogenase NAD-binding domain-containing protein, with amino-acid sequence MEKKVSVIGSGLMGSGIAQVFAYSGFNTVLIDIKESFVENALSNIEKQLERMVRKK; translated from the coding sequence ATGGAAAAGAAAGTTTCTGTTATAGGTTCAGGATTAATGGGTAGCGGAATAGCTCAAGTGTTTGCATATTCTGGATTTAATACTGTTTTAATTGATATTAAAGAAAGTTTTGTAGAAAATGCTTTGAGTAATATAGAAAAACAATTAGAGCGTATGGTAAGAAAAAAATAA
- a CDS encoding 3-hydroxyacyl-CoA dehydrogenase family protein: MSTNYDDAIDSDLVVEAVNENMEIKKEVFRKLDSICNEKTILASNTSTLSIASLASVTNRADKVIGMHFFIPAPVMKLVEIIPSINTSLETLNVIKEVSDKLNKISVTAKDFPGFIVNRIFVPMWNEAMFLVMEGIDPKDIDNAMKYGANLPMGPLELADFAGLDTVLSVMNTLYDGFKDSKFRPCPLLVKKVESGNLGRKTGKGFYDYK; the protein is encoded by the coding sequence ATTTCTACTAATTATGATGATGCTATAGATAGTGATTTGGTTGTAGAGGCTGTAAATGAAAATATGGAGATAAAAAAAGAAGTTTTTAGAAAGTTAGATAGTATATGTAATGAAAAAACAATACTTGCTTCTAATACTTCTACTTTATCTATAGCTTCTTTAGCATCTGTAACTAATAGAGCAGATAAAGTTATTGGTATGCATTTTTTTATTCCAGCACCTGTTATGAAATTGGTTGAGATAATACCTTCTATTAATACTTCATTGGAAACTTTAAATGTTATTAAAGAGGTGTCTGATAAGCTAAATAAAATTTCGGTAACGGCTAAAGATTTTCCAGGTTTTATTGTTAATAGAATATTTGTTCCTATGTGGAATGAAGCTATGTTTTTGGTTATGGAAGGGATAGACCCAAAAGATATAGATAATGCCATGAAATATGGAGCTAATTTACCTATGGGACCTTTAGAGTTAGCAGATTTTGCCGGGCTTGATACAGTACTTTCTGTGATGAATACATTATATGATGGGTTTAAAGATTCTAAATTTAGACCATGTCCTCTTCTTGTGAAAAAAGTGGAATCTGGTAATTTGGGAAGAAAAACAGGGAAAGGATTTTATGATTATAAATAA